In Capsicum annuum cultivar UCD-10X-F1 chromosome 11, UCD10Xv1.1, whole genome shotgun sequence, one genomic interval encodes:
- the LOC107847654 gene encoding transcription factor LHW, with amino-acid sequence MGYLLKEVLKTLCGVNQWSYAVYWKIGCQNTKLLIWEESYYEPLTFSGIHRISGVENPELSFHDWDACWGSGEVRMHQAGERVHLLVNKMMMESQINLVGEGLVGRAAVTGCHQWFHSEDFSRVVHPPEVLKGLTEQFSAGIQTIAVVPVLPHGVVQFGSCLNIMENMSFVEDVRILISQLGCVPGVLLSDENASKDPIVNTGAPGCQGSSVFVDSCGRGKVMNSAPDIAGCSFQNNSSQRDGFICQTSSSPTAQVRDRMQFTDATFQASSMTQSFVESHDRQFHKKIVPEVNAHLSPNSQLIHNMIKAEVISPSSNMWMNQQASLHIPRPPFHQQSSTDSLTVDSGCLSNVSQLNGFAASDPRLSNVLISNCHGNLIYPSVGKNELCKRLDGHHRSIPCPNSIADANELSNKINSCTESAGNGLQTASKLNASSSFVGDALITSHISDGQGAQFMWDESNGVVENDLFQALGIMLTQNEHLCSTSKPMEEVYGERHEYVGQNALHENNQYEDSCVQRNSGDDLFDVLGADFKDKLLNGNKNSYQTNGPDLTTRDHVKNNSTSVISQYASSTVHQGKSDSGSFSVAGFERLLGSIASKPSAKQNLDDDVSCRTTLTNLSSSSAPHVSSSYGRVGLSSQIQGEVFGQAKTLAKSGVTVSRSLGSEKAISGAYSQSSSIYGSQISSWVEQGHDTKPTSSVSTGYSKKPDETSKTGRKRLKPGENPRPRPKDRQMIQDRVKELREIVPNGAKCSIDSLLERTIKHMLFLQSVTKHADKLKQTGESKIISKEGGLLLKDNFEGGATWAYEVGSQSMVCPIIVEDLNQPRQMLVEMLCEERGLFLEIADIVRGLGLTILKGVLETRNDKIWARFAVEANRDVTRMEIFISLVRLLEQTSKGGGEESANPIDNDTKMVHPYHQATSLTMLNT; translated from the exons TGGAGTTAATCAATGGTCTTATGCTGTTTACTGGAAGATTGGTTGCCAGAATACCAA GCTTTTAATTTGGGAAGAATCCTATTATGAACCTTTAACATTCTCCGGAATTCATCGCATTTCGGGGGTTGAGAATCCGGAACTATCGTTCCATGATTGGGACGCTTGCTGGGGTTCGGGGGAGGTCCGTATGCATCAAGCAGGGGAGAGAGTGCACTTGCTTGTAAACAAAATGATGATGGAAAGTCAAATCAATCTAGTAGGAGAAGG ACTAGTCGGTCGGGCTGCAGTTACTGGGTGTCATCAGTGGTTTCATTCAGAGGATTTTAGTAGAGTAGTTCATCCACCTGAG GTCCTGAAGGGGCTCACTGAACAGTTTTCTGCTGGCATCCAG ACAATTGCAGTTGTTCCTGTTCTTCCTCACGGTGTCGTCCAATTCGGATCATGCTTGAAT ATTATGGAGAACATGAGTTTTGTGGAGGATGTGAGGATACTGATAAGTCAGCTAGGATGTGTCCCTGGTGTCTTGTTATCCGACGAAAACGCATCAAAAGATCCGATCGTGAATACTGGCGCACCAGGTTGTCAGGGAAGTTCAGTTTTTGTAGATTCTTGTGGGCGTGGTAAAGTAATGAACTCTGCTCCGGATATTGCTGGCTGCAGTTTTCAGAACAACTCAAGTCAGCGTGATGGTTTTATTTGTCAAACTTCTTCCTCTCCGACTGCACAAGTTCGGGATAGAATGCAGTTTACCGATGCAACATTTCAAGCCTCCAGTATGACCCAAAGTTTTGTCGAATCTCATGATCGTCAGTTTCACAAGAAAATTGTTCCAGAGGTGAATGCACACCTGTCTCCTAATAGCCAGCTAATACATAACATGATTAAAGCGGAGGTAATTTCTCCAAGCTCCAACATGTGGATGAATCAACAAGCTTCTTTACACATTCCGAGGCCTCCCTTTCATCAGCAATCTTCTACTGACTCATTAACTGTAGATAGCGGCTGCTTAAGCAATGTATCCCAGCTTAATGGTTTCGCTGCATCTGATCCAAGACTGAGTAATGTCCTGATTTCCAATTGTCATGGAAATTTGATTTAtccatctgttggaaaaaatgaaTTATGTAAACGATTGGATGGGCATCACCGATCAATTCCATGCCCCAATTCTATTGCTGATGCCAATGAACTATCAAACAAAATCAACTCTTGCACAGAGTCTGCTGGAAATGGGCTTCAAACAGCGTCAAAATTGAATGCATCTTCATCTTTTGTTGGGGACGCTTTGATTACTAGTCATATTTCTGATGGTCAGGGCGCGCAATTTATGTGGGATGAGAGTAATGGCGTAGTCGAAAATGATTTGTTTCAAGCACTCGGTATTATGCTAACACAGAATGAGCACCTGTGTAGTACAAGCAAGCCGATGGAAGAGGTTTATGGTGAAAGACATGAATATGTGGGGCAGAATGCATTACATGAAAATAACCAGTACGAAGATTCCTGTGTCCAACGTAACTCGGGGGATGACCTGTTTGATGTTCTCGGTGCTGATTTTAAAGATAAACTACTCAACGGAAACAAGAACAGTTATCAAACTAACGGACCAGACTTGACCACAAGGGATCACGTTAAGAATAACTCTACTTCCGTGATTAGTCAGTATGCTTCTTCGACAGTCCATCAAGGAAAATCAGATAGTGGATCATTCTCTGTGGCTGGTTTCGAGCGTCTTTTGGGTTCTATAGCATCCAAGCCTTCTGCCAAGCAGaatcttgatgatgatgtttCTTGTCGGACAACGTTGACAAATTTGAGTAGCTCCTCTGCTCCACATGTTTCATCGTCCTATGGCCGAGTTGGATTATCTAGTCAAATTCAAGGAGAGGTATTTGGACAAGCCAAGACTCTTGCAAAATCAGGAGTAACAGTTTCTCGGTCATTGGGATCCGAGAAAGCAATCTCAGGAGCCTATTCGCAGAGCAGTTCAATTTATGGGTCACAAATTAGTTCATGGGTGGAACAAGGTCATGACACAAAGCCAACTAGCAGTGTTTCTACTGGATATTCTAAGAAGCCCGATGAGACAAGCAAGACCGGTCGCAAAAGGCTTAAACCAGGAGAGAATCCTAGACCTAGGCCAAAAGACCGACAAATGATCCAAGATCGTGTAAAAGAACTGCGAGAAATTGTTCCAAATGGAGCAAAG TGTAGCATTGATTCACTACTGGAACGCACGATCAAGCACATGCTTTTCTTGCAGAGTGTCACGAAACATGCGGACAAATTAAAACAGACAGGAGAGTCAAAG ATTATCAGCAAGGAAGGAGGATTGcttttaaaagataattttgaaGGTGGAGCGACGTGGGCATATGAAGTTGGTTCACAGTCTATGGTCTGTCCGATTATAGTTGAGGATCTGAATCAGCCTCGTCAAATGCTCGTGGAG ATGCTTTGCGAAGAGCGTGGTCTATTTCTGGAAATAGCTGACATTGTAAGAGGATTGGGCCTGACCATCTTAAAAGGAGTTCTGGAAACGAGGAACGACAAAATATGGGCGAGGTTCGCAGTAGAG GCAAATAGAGACGTAACGAGGATGGAGATATTCATTTCACTCGTTCGCCTCTTAGAGCAAACATCAAAAGGCGGTGGAGAGGAATCAGCTAACCCCATTGATAACGACACAAAGATGGTGCATCCGTATCATCAAGCAACGTCGTTAACAATGCTCAACACATGA